From one Triticum aestivum cultivar Chinese Spring chromosome 4B, IWGSC CS RefSeq v2.1, whole genome shotgun sequence genomic stretch:
- the LOC123091980 gene encoding uncharacterized protein — MGRRDAEAKAELQAIEAAYAAESARRRHLPDWSKMPAPRPRPPTAQPSPRGRVCLLAVVGALSPLANVSTSYPPMFFSVIKCSRGSSVMVNSSQNNANPCRLLRKQLSTLAASVVNSRTKGSMHISAPASFIAGVWNGLSTAIKWQNYC; from the exons ATGGGTCGCCGAGATGCCGAGGCCAAGGCGGAGCTCCAGGCCATCGAGGCCGCGTACGCCGCTGAGTCCGCCAGGCGTCGCCACCTCCCCGACTGGTCCAAGATGCCAGCCCCCCGCCCCCGTCCGCCCACGGCCCAACCCAGTCCCCGCGGCCGCGTGTGCCTCCTCGCCGTCGTGGGTGCTCTCTCCCCACTTGCCAA TGTGAGTACCAGCTACCCACCCATGTTCTTCTCTGTAATCAAGTGTTCGCGGGGAAGCTCAGTTATGGTCAATTCATCTCAAAATAATGCAAACCCTTGCAGACTGCTCAG GAAGCAGCTGAGTACACTGGCGGCATCGGTTGTAAATAGCCGGACTAAAGGATCTATGCACATATCTGCACCCGCAAGTTTTATTGCTGGAGTGTGGAATGGTTTGAGCACGGCAATCAAG TGGCAGAATTATTGTTGA
- the LOC123091981 gene encoding dormancy-associated protein homolog 3 has product MGLLDKLWDDTVAGPQPDTGLGRLRKLAARPAAVKINDVAPGAATVIPHTTPAGGEDAPMKVTRSIMIKRPAGYPSSPRSAASTPPASPLGSTPPISPFAGGGGRFRRKSSSDAYERATPPGASTSHPPPPFEV; this is encoded by the exons ATGGGCCTCCTCGACAAGTTGTGGGACGACACCGTCGCGGGGCCCCAACCGGACACCGGCCTCGGCCGCCTCCGCAAActcgccgcccgccccgccgccgtcaAGATCAACG ATGTGGCTCCGGGCGCCGCGACGGTGATCCCACATACGACGCCGGCCGGCGGCGAGGATGCGCCGATGAAAGTCACACGCAGCATCATGATTAAGCGGCCGGCGGGGTACCCCTCGTCGCCGAGGAGCGCGGCCAGCACGCCGCCAGCCTCGCCGCTAGGATCCACGCCGCCCATCTCCCCGTTCGCGGGCGGCG GTGGTCGCTTCAGAAGGAAATCATCATCAGATGCGTACGAGAGGGCTACACCACCTGGGGCGTCGACCAGTCACCCTCCTCCACCCTTTGAAGTGTAA